A part of Thermosphaera sp. genomic DNA contains:
- the psmB gene encoding archaeal proteasome endopeptidase complex subunit beta, whose product MSMLPGTAIGVKTRDGVVLASEKRLTYDGFVLSRNVKKVFAITPRVGVGFAGLMGDVNILRRMLEMEAKYYELQHGREIRVRGLAKLLSVVLYSYKLAPMLTEIVVGGYDENGPQLYILDPVGSLIEEKYAALGSGAQLALGYIEPKYTPDLTLDDAEKLVVEAVKTVVERDVLSGDGVDILKITGKGAEEKTILFKNALTQ is encoded by the coding sequence ATGAGCATGTTGCCCGGCACCGCCATAGGCGTTAAGACGCGCGATGGAGTCGTCTTAGCCAGTGAGAAAAGGCTGACTTACGACGGATTCGTCCTAAGCCGCAACGTTAAGAAAGTTTTCGCCATAACCCCGCGCGTGGGCGTGGGGTTTGCCGGCTTGATGGGAGATGTAAACATCTTGAGGAGAATGCTCGAGATGGAGGCGAAGTACTACGAGCTCCAGCATGGAAGGGAGATAAGGGTTAGAGGGCTTGCCAAGCTCCTCTCAGTAGTGCTCTACAGCTACAAGCTAGCCCCCATGCTAACCGAGATCGTCGTGGGAGGATACGATGAAAACGGTCCACAACTATACATTCTCGACCCCGTTGGAAGCCTAATAGAGGAGAAGTATGCAGCACTAGGCTCAGGAGCCCAGCTCGCCCTAGGGTATATAGAGCCTAAGTACACCCCAGACCTCACGCTGGACGACGCCGAGAAACTAGTCGTCGAAGCCGTGAAGACAGTGGTCGAGAGAGACGTCCTCTCAGGGGACGGCGTAGACATTCTTAAAATAACCGGGAAGGGGGCCGAGGAGAAGACAATCCTGTTCAAGAACGCTCTAACCCAGTGA